The proteins below are encoded in one region of Thermoanaerobaculia bacterium:
- a CDS encoding transcription antitermination factor NusB: MGTPEGAAPRAAGRSASPARRRAVAILADFFGGGRRPLRLAREVAGLGDADRDLARELVLGVLRWRSALDAEIARFSRFPLDRLKPPVREILETALFQLRFLERVPTRAAVHEGVAMARAQAGEGASRLVNGVLRSALREPPRRLPESTPRELAEAFSHPAFLVERWTERFGAARTRAILAADDERGRLHLLCDARRFPRDDVARRLLAEGVETAPLALAENGLAVVSGNPIRTAAFRDGVCYVADAGSQALPFLLPPGDLLLDLAAAPGGKTASALFSGRFARVVSADLSPDRLAFFRENRARMDLAAALPVAADVLAAPFPARGFDRVLLDAPCSGTGTLRKNPEIRYRLTPAAVDAMADAELRLVAGAAALVAPGGYLLYSTCSLEEEENERVAAALVAADPSMRLSPIDPPEALRKNVSGAVFRLFPDEGADGFTAHLFRRE; this comes from the coding sequence AACCCCTGAGGGCGCCGCCCCGCGCGCCGCCGGCCGCTCGGCGAGCCCGGCGCGGCGGCGGGCCGTCGCGATCCTGGCGGATTTCTTCGGCGGCGGCCGCCGCCCGCTTCGCCTCGCCCGCGAAGTCGCGGGACTCGGCGACGCGGACCGGGATCTGGCGCGCGAGCTCGTGCTCGGAGTCCTTCGGTGGCGATCCGCTCTCGACGCGGAGATCGCCCGATTCTCGCGGTTCCCCCTCGACCGCCTGAAGCCGCCCGTCCGGGAAATCCTCGAAACCGCCCTCTTCCAGCTCCGGTTCCTCGAGCGGGTGCCGACCCGCGCGGCCGTTCACGAGGGGGTCGCGATGGCCCGCGCCCAGGCCGGAGAGGGAGCGTCCCGGCTCGTGAACGGCGTCCTCCGCTCCGCTCTCCGGGAGCCTCCGCGGCGGCTGCCGGAGAGCACTCCGCGGGAGCTCGCGGAAGCGTTCTCGCATCCCGCATTCCTCGTCGAGCGCTGGACGGAGCGTTTCGGGGCGGCGCGGACGCGGGCGATCCTCGCGGCCGACGACGAGCGAGGCCGGCTGCATCTCCTCTGCGACGCGCGCCGCTTCCCTCGGGACGACGTCGCTCGTCGGCTCCTCGCCGAGGGAGTGGAGACCGCGCCGCTCGCGCTCGCGGAGAACGGGCTCGCGGTGGTTTCGGGGAATCCGATCCGGACGGCGGCTTTCCGGGACGGCGTGTGCTACGTGGCCGACGCGGGATCCCAGGCGCTCCCTTTTCTCCTTCCCCCGGGAGACCTGCTGCTCGATCTCGCGGCGGCGCCCGGAGGGAAGACCGCCTCGGCGCTCTTCTCCGGCCGCTTCGCGCGGGTGGTCTCCGCCGACCTTTCTCCCGATCGCCTCGCCTTTTTCCGGGAGAATCGCGCCCGAATGGACCTGGCGGCCGCCCTCCCCGTCGCCGCCGACGTCCTCGCGGCGCCGTTCCCGGCGCGAGGTTTCGATCGCGTCCTCCTCGACGCTCCGTGCTCCGGGACCGGAACTCTCCGGAAGAACCCGGAGATTCGATACCGGCTGACCCCCGCCGCGGTCGACGCGATGGCCGACGCCGAGCTTCGCCTCGTCGCCGGGGCCGCCGCGCTCGTCGCCCCCGGGGGATATCTCCTCTACTCGACGTGCAGCCTGGAGGAGGAGGAAAACGAGAGGGTCGCGGCCGCGCTGGTCGCGGCGGATCCGTCGATGCGTCTCTCGCCGATCGATCCTCCCGAAGCCCTGCGCAAGAACGTTTCGGGCGCCGTCTTCCGGCTTTTCCCGGACGAGGGAGCCGACGGGTTCACCGCGCACCTCTTCCGGCGGGAATAG